ATTCTCGGATTCATCATCATAATCACCATAGAGATAATCATCAACAGTAACAGTATTGTCTACAACATTAGTAGCAGTTAAGCTGATTGATCCTCCGCTATCTCCTGCATCATTGGTGGTATCAAGGATATCCCTAACATCAACTTTGGCATAATTCCCGGAATTATCGGAAAATTCCGCCGAATCATCTTCAAAATTAATGTTTTTCGTAATCTCATTTAGGGCCGAAATTGCAATATCACCTATTGTAGAAACAGTCCCTAAATCTTCTTTTTTAATCTCAATCAAAGCATAATTTTCTGATTCATCCTCGTATCCAGAATCATCTACAGCTATCTCTTGATTAACCGTATTTACCGCTTCAACAGTAATATCCCCTGTTTCAGATATTAGCTCTGAGTTTTCAATATTTACCCAAGCATAGTTTTCATCATCATAGTCTCCCTCAAGATAAGCATACACAATATTCTCTGCCTTTATATCTATTAAACCGGATTTGGTTTCTACTTCGGTGTTTTCGATTGTAATTTTGGCATTAGAATAAGCATCGTCTTCGGGTTTTCCGTCTTCTCCGATAAGCGACTGGGCAAGTATATTGATACTTCCTGAAGTCGAATAAACAGGTCCGGTAATTTCGATTTCGGCAGAACCATATTCATTATAGGCAAGTATCGTTATATAGCCATTCTCTGTCTCTATCTCCCCCTCTAAAGAGATATTTGCACCTGCTATCGTGATATTACCGTCATCTCCATCTGCATCAGATGTGCTTATAGTCCCTGATTCATGATTAATGCTACCTTCTCCGTCATCCCACTTCTTAAAATTTTCATTTTTATGGTCGGCTAAGAAAAATAGATCCGCACCATTTATACCTGTAACATTAGCATCTATAGTAATAGAACCCTGGGTATTGAAATTTGTATCATCATCAACATCAAGAATCATATCTCCATCTATCGTTATATCGCTAGGAGGATCAAATATAATAGAATCGGCACTATAATTTCCACCTAAAATAAGACTACTATTAGTACATACCTCTATAGTCCCGCCTGTTGCATAGATATCGCCGGTTGATTTTATATCGCCTTCTGCAGTAAGCTCTACCTTACCGCTACTGTTACTTAAAGCATTGGCCTCTATTATGCCTTCGTTATTAACAGCATAGTTAAATACATCATCCATTGTCTTTGCAGTTAAAACAACAACTCCACCGTCTGCTTTTATCTCGCCCGTATTAGAGACTGCTGAATCTATCTCTTCGCCATCGACAATAACTTTATCTTTCACTGCCTCGTCTATTGCGACAGAAATCATACCTGCTGTATCAAGGCTTAGAGTCATGGCTGAGCCACTTGCTAAGACAGTACTACCTAATGTTGTTACAATCTGTCCTTCATTTTTAACAGCTTGACCTATCAATGCTACATCTTTTGCCTGAATATAACCTTGGTTTATAATTGATGCGCCAACCTTATCGGAATATTCACGGAATGTATAGTTTGAGTTCATAAAATCGACATTGTCTATATCAAGAGTTGAGGCAACAAGCGCTGTTGTATCAACAGAAGAGTTGGGCCCAAATAAGATGCCGTTTGGATTAACCAGGAATATCTTTCCATTTGCAGTCAGTGTTCCAAGTATCTCTGATATACTTCCTCCAGTTACCCTGTTTAAGGCAACAGAGTCTCCTCCAGGCTGATTAAAATTAACCGCCTCGGGGTTAGCAATTGAAAAACTATTATAATTTATGATTACTCTATCTGATGTATCAATATTTAAGGTATTTGAATCGGGTTGATTAAACTCAGCAGTTCCTGCCTGAACCTGATACCCTTCCGGAAGCGCGAAACAGACGGTTGAATAAAAAAAGAATACTCCTGCTAGCAAAACTCTAATAATATTTTGGGGAACCATATCCCACCTCCATAAAGATACTTCTTTAGTACCTTTAGTTATTTTACTAAGAAACGACACAACCGCCTTGAAAACCTGCATTTTTATGCCCCTCTACCTTTTTATAGTATATACATATATATGACATACTTTTTAAAGCTTGTCAAATTAACCATTCTAAAAAACCTTGCTCACTTCTATCCATGTTCTGGCATGGTCACCATCTGACGGCGTCTCATCCAAAGGCCATCCTATCTCAAGCCGAACAAAAAGGTTCTTATTGGGGACGTTTAAGCGTAATCCACATCCTGCTGAACGCAAAGTCTCATGCTCCTCTTCTCCTACCTGAGGATTTCTTAAGAAAGTATGACC
This window of the Candidatus Kaelpia imicola genome carries:
- a CDS encoding filamentous hemagglutinin N-terminal domain-containing protein, with the protein product MQVFKAVVSFLSKITKGTKEVSLWRWDMVPQNIIRVLLAGVFFFYSTVCFALPEGYQVQAGTAEFNQPDSNTLNIDTSDRVIINYNSFSIANPEAVNFNQPGGDSVALNRVTGGSISEILGTLTANGKIFLVNPNGILFGPNSSVDTTALVASTLDIDNVDFMNSNYTFREYSDKVGASIINQGYIQAKDVALIGQAVKNEGQIVTTLGSTVLASGSAMTLSLDTAGMISVAIDEAVKDKVIVDGEEIDSAVSNTGEIKADGGVVVLTAKTMDDVFNYAVNNEGIIEANALSNSSGKVELTAEGDIKSTGDIYATGGTIEVCTNSSLILGGNYSADSIIFDPPSDITIDGDMILDVDDDTNFNTQGSITIDANVTGINGADLFFLADHKNENFKKWDDGEGSINHESGTISTSDADGDDGNITIAGANISLEGEIETENGYITILAYNEYGSAEIEITGPVYSTSGSINILAQSLIGEDGKPEDDAYSNAKITIENTEVETKSGLIDIKAENIVYAYLEGDYDDENYAWVNIENSELISETGDITVEAVNTVNQEIAVDDSGYEDESENYALIEIKKEDLGTVSTIGDIAISALNEITKNINFEDDSAEFSDNSGNYAKVDVRDILDTTNDAGDSGGSISLTATNVVDNTVTVDDYLYGDYDDESEN